The Virgibacillus phasianinus genome includes a window with the following:
- a CDS encoding NAD(P)/FAD-dependent oxidoreductase, translating into MNTNKPRIVILGAGYAGMMTTKRLTQKLGAEEAEIVLVNKHNYHYQTTWLHEIAAGTRNQNQARMMISDVFNPNRVRLIYDSVVEVKKDEKRVLLENSEISYDYLVISLGFETNTFGIKGMEKNAFSIQDIETSRLISEHIEYQFAKYTLDPKAKKEDLTILVGGGGFTGIEFVGELAEQVPKLCKKYDIDPSIPKIINVEAAPSILPGFNEVLVAYAKKSLEDRGVEFRIGAKIQECKKNSFVINDGEEVKAGTIVWTGGVTGNSILSKSGFEITKGKVTVNEDLRAPGEEDIFIIGDCAWVMNKEEGRPFPPTAQAAMQHADTCASNIKALLQGGALESFVFDDKGTVASLGNADAMGTVFSGTKLYGKSASAMKKVIDNRYLFLLGGPRLILKKGKLRPF; encoded by the coding sequence GTGAATACGAATAAACCAAGAATCGTCATTCTGGGAGCAGGTTATGCCGGAATGATGACAACCAAACGCTTAACTCAAAAGCTGGGTGCAGAGGAAGCGGAGATTGTGCTCGTTAATAAACACAATTACCACTATCAAACAACCTGGTTACACGAAATCGCAGCTGGAACAAGAAATCAAAACCAAGCGCGGATGATGATCAGTGATGTCTTCAATCCAAACCGTGTTCGTTTGATTTACGATTCAGTTGTTGAAGTGAAAAAAGATGAAAAACGTGTGTTACTTGAAAACAGTGAAATATCCTATGATTATTTAGTTATTTCCCTTGGTTTTGAAACAAATACGTTCGGAATCAAAGGAATGGAAAAAAATGCATTCTCTATCCAGGATATTGAAACAAGCCGTTTAATTAGTGAGCATATTGAATATCAATTTGCTAAATATACATTAGATCCTAAAGCTAAAAAAGAAGATTTAACAATTCTTGTTGGCGGGGGCGGATTCACTGGAATTGAGTTTGTTGGTGAATTAGCTGAACAGGTTCCAAAGCTTTGCAAAAAATATGACATAGACCCAAGTATTCCTAAGATTATCAATGTGGAGGCTGCACCAAGCATTCTACCAGGATTCAATGAAGTGCTTGTTGCTTATGCAAAGAAATCATTGGAAGACCGTGGAGTAGAATTTAGAATTGGTGCTAAAATTCAAGAATGCAAAAAGAATAGTTTTGTAATCAATGATGGGGAAGAGGTTAAAGCTGGTACAATCGTATGGACTGGCGGTGTAACAGGTAACTCCATCCTAAGTAAATCTGGATTTGAAATTACTAAAGGAAAAGTTACTGTAAATGAAGATTTACGTGCTCCTGGTGAAGAAGACATTTTCATCATTGGTGACTGTGCGTGGGTTATGAACAAAGAAGAAGGACGTCCATTCCCTCCAACAGCTCAGGCTGCTATGCAGCATGCGGATACCTGTGCATCAAATATTAAAGCATTGCTTCAAGGCGGAGCATTAGAGTCATTTGTTTTTGATGATAAAGGCACAGTAGCATCACTAGGTAATGCAGATGCAATGGGAACTGTATTCTCAGGTACTAAACTATATGGTAAATCCGCTTCTGCAATGAAAAAGGTAATCGATAACCGTTATCTTTTCTTACTTGGCGGACCGAGACTAATCCTTAAAAAAGGAAAGCTTCGTCCATTTTAA
- a CDS encoding DNA-3-methyladenine glycosylase family protein, translating to MEKLTIKADDPAVLELCEADPLMKELVACIGNVEFTLRPDYFLSLVRSIIGQQISVQAAAAIFMRLETLLEQQVTAGGILGKSDEELRNVGLSKRKVVYIKDLSEKVVQGVIDLSGLDDLDNAAIIKLLTSIKGIGKWTAEMFLIFSLGRMNVLALDDIGIQRGAKWLYQVDQSERRAVLVEKAALWDPHFTIASIYLWEVVHLDLMSNYDSIEDM from the coding sequence ATGGAAAAATTAACGATAAAAGCAGATGATCCAGCAGTTTTAGAACTTTGTGAGGCAGATCCGTTGATGAAAGAATTGGTAGCCTGCATCGGTAATGTCGAATTTACGCTAAGACCGGACTATTTTTTATCATTGGTCAGATCCATTATCGGCCAACAAATATCTGTTCAGGCGGCTGCCGCTATATTTATGCGCCTGGAAACACTTTTAGAGCAACAGGTTACAGCGGGAGGAATATTAGGAAAGTCGGACGAAGAGCTTCGTAATGTTGGATTGTCCAAACGAAAAGTTGTTTATATAAAAGATTTAAGCGAAAAGGTTGTTCAAGGTGTGATTGACTTAAGTGGACTGGATGACCTTGATAATGCTGCTATTATTAAACTATTAACTAGTATTAAAGGAATTGGTAAATGGACAGCGGAGATGTTTTTGATTTTTTCCTTAGGGCGGATGAATGTCTTAGCGCTTGATGATATAGGGATCCAGCGGGGTGCCAAATGGCTCTATCAAGTTGACCAATCGGAACGGCGAGCTGTTTTGGTAGAAAAGGCTGCCTTGTGGGATCCACATTTCACCATTGCATCCATCTATTTATGGGAAGTTGTTCACCTGGATTTAATGTCCAACTATGATTCAATTGAGGATATGTAG
- a CDS encoding SDR family oxidoreductase yields the protein MGKLTGKTAIVTGASSGIGAAVAEQLADEGANLVLAARGKDRLDAVATKISGNVIAVVTDMAKKSDVDKLASEAMKEFGQIDFYVNNAGAVLGSRIQDGQTDNWDQMIDTNIKGVLYGINSALPGMLERSSGHIVNIASVSGHEVNKVSAVYSATKFAVRALSMSLEKELARTGVRVTNISPGQVDTAIASKPSDRKPLAPSDIAKAVVYAVTQPDYVNVNEITVRPV from the coding sequence ATGGGGAAATTAACAGGGAAAACGGCTATTGTAACTGGGGCCAGCAGCGGTATTGGCGCTGCTGTTGCGGAACAACTTGCTGATGAAGGTGCAAACTTGGTGCTGGCTGCCCGGGGGAAAGACAGATTGGATGCTGTTGCTACAAAGATTAGCGGGAACGTGATTGCTGTTGTGACAGATATGGCAAAAAAATCAGATGTTGATAAATTGGCATCTGAAGCAATGAAAGAATTTGGCCAAATCGATTTCTATGTCAATAATGCCGGAGCTGTTCTTGGATCACGTATCCAAGATGGGCAAACTGACAACTGGGATCAAATGATTGATACGAATATTAAAGGTGTTTTATATGGGATTAATTCGGCATTGCCAGGCATGCTAGAACGTTCTTCAGGTCACATTGTGAATATTGCATCTGTCTCAGGGCATGAAGTAAATAAGGTGAGTGCTGTTTACAGTGCAACCAAATTTGCGGTTCGTGCTTTATCCATGAGCCTAGAAAAAGAGCTGGCCAGGACTGGCGTGCGTGTTACAAATATTTCACCAGGTCAGGTGGATACAGCAATTGCCTCCAAACCGAGTGATCGCAAACCATTAGCACCAAGCGATATTGCGAAGGCAGTAGTGTATGCTGTTACCCAACCAGACTACGTGAATGTAAATGAAATAACTGTACGGCCGGTATAA
- a CDS encoding class I adenylate-forming enzyme family protein: protein MVSTTIRVVNDQGIDVQQDGKEIGEIIVKGPGVIGSDDEWLHTGDKGTIDGKGHVTIVDRKKDILLNGKDAISSIEVERVFHDHPAIQEAAIIVTPHKELGEVLHAIVVLKEAHLLTMEELFQYAKENLEEVKRPNEITFIDELPKTPSGKIQKLHLKELI, encoded by the coding sequence ATGGTAAGTACAACAATACGTGTGGTTAATGACCAGGGAATAGATGTGCAACAAGATGGCAAAGAAATTGGTGAAATCATCGTAAAAGGTCCGGGAGTTATCGGCAGTGATGATGAGTGGCTGCATACAGGTGATAAAGGCACAATAGATGGAAAGGGACACGTGACCATTGTCGATCGCAAGAAGGATATTCTGTTAAATGGCAAGGATGCTATTTCATCAATCGAAGTGGAACGTGTATTCCATGACCATCCTGCAATTCAAGAAGCAGCTATCATTGTAACGCCACATAAAGAACTAGGAGAAGTTCTTCATGCAATAGTCGTATTAAAGGAGGCACATCTCTTAACAATGGAAGAATTATTTCAATATGCAAAAGAAAACCTGGAAGAGGTAAAACGTCCAAACGAAATTACATTTATTGATGAGTTGCCAAAAACGCCAAGTGGTAAAATACAAAAGCTGCATTTAAAAGAACTTATATAG
- a CDS encoding DMT family transporter produces the protein MLKAYAWLTFCIVMWGSNFIFGKLLVQEFSSTMLTMLRLLFIVLFLLGISIYKKHFICLKITDLLAIIFLGIVGVYINQWTFFIGLQTADTTVSALILATTPILTGFLAAIFLKEKITIRMVMGSIVAIIGIFFVVTKGSFSSIHVEKGLLWIVVTMISFAIMIIITRLLSNRIDPLTITLYSNLVGFIVAVPFAFTIDNPIRISNDAADWALLIGTAIVVHGIATLIWNNNIRHVDASKASMLSNLEPFVAMIVGLVILFKPVTGIEIFGSLLIVGGVVLSTYQRKKHYNRTVSNK, from the coding sequence ATGCTTAAGGCTTATGCTTGGTTAACATTCTGCATTGTTATGTGGGGGAGTAATTTCATTTTCGGGAAATTATTGGTTCAGGAATTTTCCTCAACAATGTTAACCATGTTGCGTTTATTATTTATTGTACTATTTTTATTGGGAATTTCTATTTATAAAAAACATTTCATCTGTTTGAAAATAACGGATTTGCTGGCAATCATTTTCTTAGGTATTGTTGGTGTCTATATCAATCAATGGACCTTTTTTATTGGGCTGCAAACCGCTGATACAACAGTATCCGCATTAATATTGGCGACAACACCTATTTTAACCGGTTTTTTGGCTGCAATTTTTTTAAAGGAAAAGATTACGATTCGTATGGTAATGGGGTCTATCGTAGCAATTATTGGGATCTTCTTTGTTGTTACAAAGGGAAGTTTCTCATCTATCCATGTTGAAAAGGGACTGCTTTGGATTGTGGTTACCATGATTTCATTTGCTATTATGATTATTATCACGCGGTTACTTTCCAATCGAATTGATCCACTTACGATTACACTTTATTCGAATTTAGTGGGATTTATTGTTGCTGTACCATTTGCGTTTACGATAGATAACCCAATTCGCATAAGTAATGATGCCGCTGATTGGGCTTTATTAATCGGAACAGCGATTGTCGTTCACGGGATAGCCACTCTGATATGGAATAATAATATTCGGCATGTTGATGCATCAAAGGCATCCATGTTATCGAACTTAGAACCGTTTGTTGCGATGATTGTGGGTCTGGTTATCTTGTTCAAACCGGTTACTGGAATTGAGATTTTTGGATCGTTGTTAATTGTTGGTGGTGTAGTTCTGTCAACATATCAACGGAAGAAACATTATAATCGGACCGTATCAAATAAGTAA
- a CDS encoding thioredoxin domain-containing protein, whose product MNKLANEKSPYLLQHAENPVDWYPWGDEAFNKAKQENKPIFLSVGYSACHWCHVFAHESFEDVEVAKLLNERFVSIKVDREERPDIDAVYMKVCQMMTGQGGWPLSIFMTPEKIPFYAGTYFPKESRYGMPGFIEVITQLYRKFTEDPDHISEVTKSVTQALQQTATQKSEQRLTKDVADKAFHLLEKLFDRKHGGFGGAPKFPAPHNLLFLMRYYNTTGNDAALEMAEVTLKAMAKGGIYDHVGFGFSRYSTDDEWLVPHFEKMLYDNALLLMAYTECYQLTGDSYYQEIGEEIIGFITREMINAEGVFYSAIDADSEGVEGKYYIWEKEEIIGILDSELGQLYCDVYGITEKGNFEGMNIPNQIDTDLTAIKKDYNLNDELLYKKLGSGRKQLLKARSERVYPHVDDKMLTSWNALMIAALAKAGKVFGRQSYVDTAKKALDFLEENLIVHDRVMARYLDGDVKHKGYIDDYAFLLWAYVELYETTYESSYLKNANKTADDMFDLFWDKQDGGFFFYGSDSEELIMRGKEVYDAAIPSGNSVAAVMLTRLGHLTGETAYLDRVDEMYYTFKDDVEPYANGSTFFMQSILLTEFPTKEVVIIGDQTDKTRQDLIEKLNRSFLPSTAILVGESSAALGKIAPFTHEYRKVEGKTTIYVCENFACNKPTTELKQAITMIVD is encoded by the coding sequence GTGAATAAATTAGCTAATGAAAAAAGTCCATACCTTTTGCAACATGCTGAAAACCCAGTAGATTGGTACCCTTGGGGGGATGAGGCTTTTAACAAGGCGAAACAAGAGAATAAACCAATATTTCTTTCGGTCGGCTATAGTGCTTGCCATTGGTGTCATGTTTTCGCCCACGAATCATTCGAGGACGTAGAGGTAGCTAAACTGCTTAATGAGCGATTTGTTTCTATTAAGGTTGATCGGGAAGAGCGACCTGACATTGATGCTGTATATATGAAGGTATGTCAGATGATGACTGGCCAAGGTGGATGGCCGCTTAGTATATTTATGACCCCAGAGAAAATTCCGTTTTATGCGGGTACATATTTTCCAAAAGAAAGTAGGTATGGAATGCCTGGGTTTATTGAAGTGATCACGCAGCTGTATCGTAAGTTCACAGAGGATCCTGACCATATCTCTGAGGTTACGAAAAGTGTGACACAGGCCCTGCAGCAAACAGCAACTCAAAAGAGCGAGCAACGGTTAACGAAAGATGTAGCGGATAAAGCCTTTCATCTGCTTGAGAAATTATTTGATCGAAAGCATGGTGGGTTTGGTGGAGCACCGAAATTCCCGGCACCACATAATCTGCTTTTCTTGATGCGCTATTATAATACAACAGGTAATGACGCAGCTTTGGAAATGGCTGAGGTGACGCTGAAGGCAATGGCCAAGGGTGGAATTTATGACCATGTTGGATTTGGATTTTCCCGTTACTCTACCGACGATGAATGGCTTGTCCCACACTTTGAGAAAATGCTTTATGATAATGCGCTGCTATTAATGGCCTATACGGAATGCTATCAGTTGACTGGAGATTCGTATTATCAGGAGATAGGAGAAGAAATCATTGGATTTATCACCCGGGAAATGATAAATGCTGAAGGTGTGTTTTATTCGGCTATTGATGCAGACTCTGAAGGTGTCGAAGGAAAGTATTATATCTGGGAGAAAGAAGAGATTATAGGAATTCTGGATTCTGAACTTGGACAGCTTTATTGTGATGTATATGGCATTACAGAAAAGGGTAATTTTGAGGGAATGAATATACCAAACCAAATTGATACGGATCTTACGGCAATAAAGAAGGATTACAATCTTAATGATGAATTGTTATACAAGAAACTAGGATCCGGACGAAAACAATTACTGAAGGCAAGATCAGAAAGAGTTTATCCGCATGTCGATGATAAAATGTTAACATCCTGGAACGCTTTGATGATTGCAGCACTTGCTAAAGCAGGTAAAGTATTTGGCAGGCAATCCTATGTGGATACCGCCAAAAAGGCATTAGATTTTCTGGAGGAAAATTTAATCGTACATGATCGTGTTATGGCCAGATACCTGGATGGTGACGTGAAGCATAAAGGATATATTGATGATTACGCCTTTTTGCTATGGGCCTATGTTGAACTGTATGAGACAACCTATGAGTCATCCTATTTAAAAAATGCAAACAAAACTGCGGATGATATGTTTGACCTATTTTGGGACAAGCAGGATGGGGGATTTTTCTTTTATGGAAGTGATAGCGAGGAGTTAATCATGCGGGGCAAGGAAGTGTATGATGCTGCAATTCCATCCGGAAACAGTGTAGCAGCAGTGATGCTTACTCGCCTTGGCCATTTAACCGGTGAAACAGCTTACCTTGATAGGGTAGATGAGATGTACTATACCTTCAAAGATGATGTAGAGCCCTATGCGAATGGGAGTACTTTTTTCATGCAAAGCATTCTACTTACAGAATTTCCAACAAAGGAAGTTGTCATAATTGGCGATCAAACCGATAAAACGAGGCAGGATTTGATAGAAAAATTAAATAGGAGTTTCTTGCCGAGTACAGCTATACTTGTAGGTGAATCTTCCGCAGCACTGGGTAAGATTGCTCCATTTACGCATGAATACCGAAAAGTCGAAGGAAAAACCACCATTTATGTTTGTGAAAATTTTGCATGTAACAAGCCAACAACAGAACTAAAGCAGGCGATTACCATGATTGTCGATTAA
- a CDS encoding type IA DNA topoisomerase, with protein MRLILAEKPSVAKNIADALKIKNKKDGYFEGNGYLITWAFGHLLQLYDAKDYDSKMARWKLDNFPFIPEKFNYKVKSNPRNRDQADGGARKQLKIIQYLMRRTDVELIISACDFDREGQVIGDSIINNLKPNKPVYRLLINEWTPDEVRRGLEQMKPNQAMQSLQDAGISRQWADWVLGINLTSVATLKYQKGSGKALNIGRVLLPTLKIIYDRDKEIEKFVPEDYFKLTATFQTEEQQEYQGTYMEGKKEKFKEKPTLETIKEQLSGKPATIIDKQVEKKKEFPPFLFNLSNLQGFITNKYNGWTSDKVLKVAQSLYEKKYITYPRTSSTALDESLVGKAANVLKKLSENLPYQDEIKFMKSKRVFNSAKVESHSAIIPTYMKPSRLTGEQELVYTAIKNRFIMQFMPVAIYEETKLVTKVANVEATGLFYSKGKVQLVEGWKKVEKIQSKDTLLPIVQKNDLVHVIDSKVSSHVTKPPKNHTEKTLLRVMETCGKSMKEDEVEEIMGGILTGFSIGTPATRAETIKKLKDIGYITSHSKNLVCTDLGNKLVETFPVLELFDLEFTGRLEKTLSDIEKGSVTKEEFLSVVYNFTQKSVETIKADQAGIINQITSAKISKEPLGKCPQCGGNIIEGKKGFGCSNWKSGCKFVIWKNDKYLATMKKKPTKTMVKSLLNNGTAYVKGLASKKGNKFNAYLRYEKNPTNDYYSWRMEFKK; from the coding sequence ATGAGACTAATATTAGCCGAAAAACCATCCGTGGCGAAAAACATTGCGGACGCACTGAAAATAAAAAATAAGAAAGACGGTTATTTTGAAGGTAATGGTTACCTTATTACCTGGGCTTTCGGTCATCTTCTGCAACTCTATGATGCAAAAGATTATGATAGTAAAATGGCTAGGTGGAAGCTGGACAACTTTCCGTTCATCCCGGAAAAATTCAATTACAAAGTAAAAAGTAATCCGCGCAATCGGGACCAGGCCGATGGTGGAGCAAGGAAACAGTTGAAAATTATACAGTATTTGATGCGAAGAACTGATGTGGAATTAATTATTTCTGCTTGTGATTTTGATCGGGAAGGACAGGTAATAGGGGATAGCATCATAAATAACCTCAAACCGAATAAGCCCGTCTATCGGCTGTTAATTAATGAATGGACTCCAGATGAGGTACGCAGAGGATTGGAACAAATGAAGCCAAACCAGGCGATGCAGTCATTGCAAGATGCAGGTATCAGCAGGCAATGGGCTGATTGGGTGCTGGGGATTAACTTGACGTCTGTTGCTACATTGAAATATCAAAAGGGTAGTGGAAAGGCGTTGAATATCGGCAGGGTTCTATTGCCAACGTTAAAAATTATTTATGACCGAGATAAGGAAATAGAAAAGTTTGTCCCCGAAGACTACTTCAAATTAACCGCAACCTTTCAAACGGAAGAACAACAAGAATATCAGGGTACATATATGGAAGGGAAAAAAGAAAAATTCAAAGAAAAACCAACGTTAGAGACGATTAAAGAACAACTTTCAGGTAAACCAGCAACAATTATCGACAAACAGGTGGAGAAGAAGAAAGAATTTCCTCCATTTCTGTTTAATCTTTCTAATTTACAGGGGTTCATCACAAATAAATATAATGGCTGGACTTCTGACAAGGTGTTGAAAGTTGCTCAGTCATTATATGAGAAAAAGTATATCACGTATCCGCGTACATCAAGTACAGCACTCGATGAAAGTTTAGTAGGGAAAGCAGCGAATGTATTAAAAAAACTTTCGGAAAATCTGCCATATCAAGATGAAATTAAATTCATGAAATCAAAACGTGTATTCAATAGTGCCAAGGTTGAAAGCCACAGCGCCATTATTCCAACATACATGAAACCCTCAAGATTGACAGGGGAGCAGGAGCTGGTTTATACGGCAATTAAAAACCGGTTTATCATGCAGTTTATGCCAGTTGCCATTTATGAGGAGACGAAACTAGTTACCAAAGTGGCGAACGTGGAGGCTACAGGATTATTTTACTCTAAAGGTAAGGTACAGCTTGTTGAAGGCTGGAAAAAGGTTGAAAAAATCCAATCCAAGGATACGCTTTTACCTATAGTCCAAAAAAATGATCTTGTACATGTAATAGATTCTAAGGTTTCCTCCCATGTAACAAAACCTCCAAAGAATCATACGGAGAAAACATTGCTGCGGGTAATGGAGACATGTGGGAAGAGCATGAAAGAAGATGAAGTAGAAGAAATAATGGGTGGGATATTGACCGGATTCAGTATTGGAACACCTGCAACTAGGGCGGAAACAATCAAGAAATTGAAGGATATTGGTTATATCACTTCCCACAGTAAAAATCTGGTATGTACAGATCTTGGTAACAAATTGGTAGAAACTTTTCCAGTCCTCGAACTATTTGATCTTGAGTTTACCGGCCGTTTGGAGAAGACCCTATCAGATATTGAAAAAGGTTCTGTAACAAAAGAGGAATTTCTAAGTGTTGTATATAACTTCACCCAAAAGTCGGTTGAAACAATTAAAGCTGATCAAGCAGGAATTATAAACCAAATTACATCTGCTAAAATTTCAAAAGAACCGCTTGGGAAATGCCCGCAGTGCGGAGGAAATATTATCGAGGGAAAAAAGGGATTTGGATGCAGTAACTGGAAAAGCGGATGCAAATTTGTTATTTGGAAAAATGATAAATACCTCGCTACCATGAAAAAAAAGCCAACCAAAACAATGGTGAAATCCTTATTAAACAATGGGACAGCATATGTAAAAGGCCTGGCAAGCAAAAAAGGAAACAAATTCAATGCGTATTTACGGTATGAAAAGAATCCAACAAATGATTACTACAGCTGGAGGATGGAATTTAAGAAGTAG
- a CDS encoding metallophosphoesterase has protein sequence MIGLLIIVVVLAVYTYWDNNRITIARQEITIDDLPEQFEGFEILQITDLHEKVFGKNQKSLIDAINSINYDAIVFTGDMLDGVESTNYKYFYTLIDGINNKEHAWYVPGNADPESYQVNQTVEKSEFIQGMEKRGVTFLENFDTISVDGKSLRFVNFELSIGNVGIPNGIPKPSYAANRQYLSYQKELMQELKNIEEADTLIALNHYPVVDPRIDHILDSPNLEMPDYDLLMAGHYHGGQIRLPLIGALFVPEAWYDNGGFFPPQDRVKGLWEYKVLKQYVSTGLGSSDAISFLKFRLFNPPQINVLSLKRGN, from the coding sequence TTGATAGGTCTTCTAATTATAGTTGTTGTCTTGGCAGTTTATACATATTGGGACAATAATCGGATTACCATAGCGAGGCAAGAAATAACAATAGATGATCTGCCTGAACAATTTGAAGGCTTTGAAATTCTACAAATTACCGACCTACACGAAAAGGTATTTGGTAAAAATCAAAAGAGTTTAATAGATGCGATTAACTCGATTAATTATGATGCAATTGTCTTTACCGGGGATATGCTGGATGGGGTTGAAAGTACAAATTATAAATACTTTTATACACTTATAGATGGCATTAATAATAAAGAGCATGCATGGTACGTACCTGGAAACGCTGACCCAGAAAGTTATCAAGTGAACCAAACTGTTGAAAAAAGTGAGTTTATTCAAGGAATGGAAAAAAGAGGAGTTACGTTCCTAGAGAATTTTGATACTATTTCAGTAGATGGCAAAAGCCTTCGTTTTGTAAACTTTGAGCTATCAATAGGAAATGTGGGGATACCAAATGGAATCCCAAAACCATCTTATGCAGCAAATAGACAGTACCTGTCCTATCAAAAAGAACTAATGCAGGAATTAAAAAATATAGAGGAAGCTGATACACTTATTGCACTTAATCATTATCCTGTTGTGGATCCGCGAATTGATCATATTTTAGACTCACCCAATTTGGAAATGCCGGATTATGATTTATTAATGGCGGGACATTACCACGGGGGGCAAATTCGCCTTCCTTTAATTGGAGCCCTTTTTGTGCCAGAAGCCTGGTATGACAATGGTGGTTTTTTCCCACCTCAGGATCGGGTGAAAGGTCTGTGGGAATATAAAGTTCTGAAACAATATGTAAGCACTGGCTTAGGAAGCAGTGATGCAATCTCTTTTTTAAAGTTCCGCCTATTTAATCCACCGCAAATCAATGTGTTGAGCCTAAAAAGGGGCAACTAA
- a CDS encoding acyltransferase family protein, whose protein sequence is MEFSKRDMKMLQGVAILFMVSLHLFTRKEVNGLYETFPMINGVPLIYYIGLFGDACVPIYLFASGYGLSISFAKGNNPRKNSKRILKLLINFWIILFMFIGIGFLTGKMEAFPGGIKDFLLNFSLLSNSYNGAWWYLQTYVIIVLLAASIIKWVKRNHSIVVLMVSGFIYLVTYIQRIKQVIDLGDNTILIMVVNAIVLFGTSQFAFVIGIIFAKEKIYSKLYNRFNTISFKNMWCVFSMIMLVIIHGLYESMIVAPFTAVLFICFFSLTDKKGFTQKIFTFFGNHSTNIWLTHMFFYISFFPELIFAPKYPVLIYLWLLTLCLITSFIINLIYKPVIAIIENKTIPVPAEYTVRKEKIT, encoded by the coding sequence ATGGAATTCTCAAAAAGGGATATGAAAATGCTTCAGGGGGTAGCTATTTTGTTTATGGTTTCACTTCATTTATTTACTAGGAAAGAGGTAAATGGATTATACGAAACCTTTCCTATGATCAATGGAGTACCACTTATTTATTATATCGGTTTATTTGGAGATGCTTGTGTCCCTATCTACTTGTTTGCAAGTGGTTATGGTCTTTCTATTAGCTTTGCCAAAGGAAACAATCCAAGAAAGAACAGCAAAAGAATTTTAAAACTGCTTATTAATTTCTGGATTATTCTTTTTATGTTTATTGGTATTGGATTCTTAACCGGAAAAATGGAAGCATTTCCGGGAGGGATTAAAGACTTTTTGCTTAATTTTTCATTACTCTCTAATTCATATAACGGAGCATGGTGGTACCTACAAACGTATGTCATTATAGTTCTATTAGCTGCTTCCATCATTAAATGGGTGAAGAGAAATCACTCGATTGTTGTATTAATGGTTTCGGGATTTATCTATTTGGTGACCTATATACAAAGAATAAAACAAGTAATTGATTTGGGAGATAATACAATTTTAATTATGGTAGTGAACGCTATTGTCTTATTCGGCACATCACAATTTGCATTTGTAATAGGCATCATTTTTGCAAAAGAGAAGATTTATTCGAAACTCTACAACAGATTTAACACTATAAGTTTTAAAAATATGTGGTGTGTTTTCAGTATGATCATGTTGGTAATAATACATGGACTTTATGAGTCTATGATAGTCGCTCCGTTTACAGCGGTTCTATTTATTTGTTTCTTTAGCCTAACGGACAAGAAGGGGTTTACACAAAAAATCTTTACCTTCTTTGGAAACCATTCCACAAATATTTGGTTAACGCATATGTTTTTTTATATATCCTTCTTTCCGGAATTAATCTTTGCACCTAAGTATCCAGTTCTAATTTATTTATGGCTACTTACACTTTGTTTAATAACATCCTTTATAATTAATCTTATCTACAAGCCTGTAATAGCAATAATAGAAAATAAAACTATACCAGTTCCTGCTGAGTATACGGTTAGGAAGGAAAAAATAACTTAA